Part of the Deltaproteobacteria bacterium genome, CGCTCACCAATGACTTTTTCGTGAATCTGCTCGACATGAGCACGACGTGGAAGGCAACCTCGGAAGACAATGACGTGTTCGAGGGTCGTGATCGCGCAACGGGCGAACTCAAGTGGACCGGCGCCCGTGTCGACCTCGTCTTCGGTTCGAACTCCCAGCTCCGGGCCCTGGCGGAAGTCTACGCCTGCGAGGACTCCCAGGAGAAATTCCTGCACGATTTTGTGGCGGCATGGAATAAGGTAATGAATCTTGACCGCTTCGACCTTGCCCGATAGCAGCAGAAGCGTCTTGCCGCCATGTCCCAGGAGGATCGCGTCAAGGCAACGCGGGAATAACCGGTGATGAGCCGGATCCTTTGCGCAAAAAAGGTGGAATCCCTTTGAGGAGGCGATTCCACCTTTTTTAGTCCGTTCTGCGGCAGTGGTGACGGTTACATGCCGAGCATTTCCTTCTTCAGGCTTTTCTGGGCTGGTTTGTCGCAGAGCCAGATGCCGAAGAGGGCTTTTTTGAATTCAAGACCGGGTATCGTGGCAATAAGCGTTTCGTTCTTGTAGGCTTCAACTCCTGAGCCGGGCGCGTAGACCAGGTCGTACACATCGTTCACATTGATCTTTTCTTTGAAGACGCTGATGAAATTTTCTATCTCCGTCTGGATGGGAGCCGTGTTTCCATCGGTGGCGTTTTCGAAGCCTTCCCGGGTCGCTTCTTCCATCCGTTCGCTGGTGATCATCGAGGAAATGATGTGCAACCTGATGGCCATCGGCTCATCTGCATTGATGATCACTTCGGCGTCGCTGCTTTTTTCCTGCAGGAACAGACCACCCACGTAAAGATCCATGAAGAATTTGGTCCTTACGCCCGCTCCGTTCAGGAGCAGTGGTGCATTGCCGGCGGTAAGCGTTTCCGGCATGACAATACCGGCGATATCAGCCGCCACGGCCGGTGATGCGATGAGACACAGAGCCAGACATACAACGACACAAACCTTTTTAATCATACCTTCCTCCTTCTTGTATATATAATCGGCCCTTCGACGAAAAACCGATCAATTATATGCCCCCGCGGTGAGAATGCCCGCGACGCTGCGTTTTCTATTCCAGGGGTTTCTTCTCTATCTTTGCCGCCGCCTTTAACCGGTCCAGGTAGGCGATAACCTCCGTCTGCAGTTTTTCCTGCTTCAGATGTTCGATGAGGCGGTCCTTGATATCTTCAAAAGGAACCTGTCCCTCCGGTTTCCGCTCCACCGACTGTATCAGGTGATATCCGAACTCGGTTTCAACGATATCGCTCGTTTTCCCCGGCTCCAGTGCAAAAGCGGCGTCCTCAAAGGGTTTCACCATCTGACCCCGTCTGAAGAAACCGAGGTCTCCGCCCTTATTGCCGCTCGGGCACTGGGACTCTTCTTTTGCAAGAGCGGCAAAATCCGCCCCCGCCTTGAGCTTTTTCCGAATCTCCTCGATCTTTTTCCGTGCCGCCGCCTTTTCTTCATCCGGTGCGCTCTGATCGACCTTGATCAGGATATGGCTGGCCCGCACCTGTTCCGGCTGTTTGAAGGCCTCCGGGTTGGCCTTGTAAAAATCTTCCGCTTCCTTCTCCGTCACGCTGATCGTCGCGCTGATATGGTCGTCGACGAGTTTCTGGATTGTCATATCTTTTCCAAGCTGTGATCGCAGCTCTTCAAGTGTGATATTCATCCGGGCGAGGGCCGCCTCGAATTCTTCCGCGCTGGGAAAACGGTCCCGGAGGGATTGTACCTTTGCGGATACTTCCTGTGCATCGACGACGATGCCCTTCGCGTGGCTCTCCTGAAAGAGGAGTTCCCGGTTTATAAGGCTGTCCAGGACCTTTTCCTTTATTTCCGCGAGACGTTCGCTGTCGAGGGCCTGGCCGTTCTGCATGAGCTTTCTTTCGACCTGGCTCATTTCCATATCAAAATCGGAGCGGGGGATTACCGTACCGTTGACAACCGCCACGACGTCACTTGTGGTCCCTTCCTGCGCTGCCGGAAGCGGACAGGCCATGCAAAGGAGGAGCAGGACCGTTGTAATGAGAAGGACTGTTCTCTTTCTTTGTGTTCGCATTATTTCTTCCTTTCCGATTGAGATACAGGAAAAAGCTCCCGGGGGAGCCCTCATACAAATAGACATTCTCCATTTTTATTGAAGACAAAATCAAGGTATTTTTTGCGATTTTTTTATGATCCTTATTTGAACGATACGTTGTCGCGGTACCCGGCCGTATGGCGGATCGGTCAGTCCCGCGGAATGCTGAGGTGATCGGCAAGACCCGGGGCATCCGCCTTCTCGTGAAACGCTGCCCTGCCATGTTTCCCTTTTCCCTGATTCCGGTCATGATCGGGGGAGGAGATATCGCCTTGGCGGGTACCCAGGAAAGGTACAGCGGCGGCCATGAGCAGGAGAACGGCCGCAATGATCGCAATGGCAATGCGCACGTTCTTCCTGCCGCCCTTTCCACCCTCGATGAGCGCCCGTATCCACGTCCAGTGGAGCAGCAGGTGAATGCCCATGGTAACGACAAACAGAAGTGCCAGGACAAAGTGGATATCACCCCATTCGTGACGTGTCAGACCCCAGAGTTGTGCCTGGCCCGCACCGGGCGGGAGAATGTAATATATGAGAAGCCCCGTGGACAGTAGAAAGACGAATTCAACGAACGCAACCGTGTCGATGATAAAGTTTACTTTTGCCCCTGTCAGTTTCTTCATTTGATCGGCTCCCGCGTTCAGTTT contains:
- a CDS encoding catalase-peroxidase (has catalase and peroxidase activities); the encoded protein is LTNDFFVNLLDMSTTWKATSEDNDVFEGRDRATGELKWTGARVDLVFGSNSQLRALAEVYACEDSQEKFLHDFVAAWNKVMNLDRFDLAR
- a CDS encoding peptidylprolyl isomerase, which gives rise to MRTQRKRTVLLITTVLLLLCMACPLPAAQEGTTSDVVAVVNGTVIPRSDFDMEMSQVERKLMQNGQALDSERLAEIKEKVLDSLINRELLFQESHAKGIVVDAQEVSAKVQSLRDRFPSAEEFEAALARMNITLEELRSQLGKDMTIQKLVDDHISATISVTEKEAEDFYKANPEAFKQPEQVRASHILIKVDQSAPDEEKAAARKKIEEIRKKLKAGADFAALAKEESQCPSGNKGGDLGFFRRGQMVKPFEDAAFALEPGKTSDIVETEFGYHLIQSVERKPEGQVPFEDIKDRLIEHLKQEKLQTEVIAYLDRLKAAAKIEKKPLE
- a CDS encoding DUF4405 domain-containing protein, whose amino-acid sequence is MKKLTGAKVNFIIDTVAFVEFVFLLSTGLLIYYILPPGAGQAQLWGLTRHEWGDIHFVLALLFVVTMGIHLLLHWTWIRALIEGGKGGRKNVRIAIAIIAAVLLLMAAAVPFLGTRQGDISSPDHDRNQGKGKHGRAAFHEKADAPGLADHLSIPRD
- a CDS encoding chalcone isomerase family protein, which gives rise to MIKKVCVVVCLALCLIASPAVAADIAGIVMPETLTAGNAPLLLNGAGVRTKFFMDLYVGGLFLQEKSSDAEVIINADEPMAIRLHIISSMITSERMEEATREGFENATDGNTAPIQTEIENFISVFKEKINVNDVYDLVYAPGSGVEAYKNETLIATIPGLEFKKALFGIWLCDKPAQKSLKKEMLGM